AGTTAGTAATTTGATTCCATCAATTTCGGTCGAAGCAATTGACTATTCAATTTTCCCACAATTTTCTATACCTTATTTTGTCACAAACAAATTAAGTCATCATGAGAACATGCTTAATCCACTCATATGCTTATCTTTgatgttaaatataatatatattattaattaaaatactttttaggCTCgcaaaactaatattaaatataataaagtttataaatatcgCATTGTGATGTAAGCAAAgttatataaactattttagatatcataataatatactttttagccctgtctttccattgtaattaattttatatattttcacaaTAATAGGATAAAAGAATCTATAAAATTCGTGAATGCATCATTAATATAgttctataaaataatatttaaattttaaatatgttgatattTATAGTAAATGTTCTATACCCGATGAAATATCACATCATTAATATAACCTTGtaatacaaatacaaatagTTCAATTCCTTATAATGtagattttaatgattttcacatAAATTTACATGTGACAAGAACAAATTCTAGGATTCACATTGAATGAGttttatttcaagttaaaaCAAACACACAACTAGACAAATTTGAGACTATTAGGATTCTAAAGTATTATTAACATTTGTAAGTGGCACAATTTTATGCAACACAAATGCAAAAAATGTACTTGCTGAAAAGCAATTTCATTTTAGGTTAATAATTACAAGCAAAACTCAATTAATTTTGAAGATAAATCAAGTTATACAAAGAAGTTTTTACCAACTAATATACTATTTAaccaatataaattaattagaatttcTTTAAagcataattaaataaaaaattatttcaaaaagattttaaaattacttactTTTTCATTCATACAAATTAATATAGACTATGAATCATTTAATCGTTTTAttgcttttttaatttttagaaaatttaacacaaacaatcacaataattttactctggtcaacttttatAATGAGtaaaattgataagaaaaatgaaaaataacttttctgACGAAAATTAATTCTAGGTTAGAAACAcacaacatatataattatatttacatcAAGCAAACTTAACTTTGTTATTTTCCTTTAAACTAGAGTTTCTAATAGACATCATTTTGTTTAATATCTTCAATTCTCTTAACATCAGTTGGatcaaaatgtaaaacaaaaggACTTTTTTACCATCCAAAtcatatttgaaagatattttttaaacacaatttttaattacttcaattcttttaaaatcCTGATATAActtgtaaatattaattttaacaaattctAAAATGTATCCAACATATTCCGAATTATTCattccaaaataaaatcacataaattCGACCAACCAGTATAGAATAGTAACAAAAGGCATTACggaattatgattttaaaattacgTAGGATAAATACCATTTACATAATTCTTGAtaagaaattgtaaaaatgCACTTGATAACATgcaattaaaaaacataattcttGATATTATGGATATattacaaaaggaaaaatatataactacaaatttaaaaagataggGAAAATAGCATAattctttgattttaatttaagtgaTCCTCAAACTTAATTGATacttaaactttattatttttgtaaataaatacctagaatattaaatttattctaactAATCCTTAAAGCTTATCAAtcaatcttttataatatatttttttctaggaagtttgattttaatagtttacattaaatgttagtaattattagtttttcttaCCTGTGATTATAATTCCTTTTtcatatgtaaaaatatgttaaaagtgAGAATtcagaaggaaaaaaaaataaaatgcctattcaaattttacaaataattttttatttgtctatgtaaaattctacaatttttataaaatgtaatactttgattttatttgttgcTTAAGTCATGATGCTATCgtctaaaaaaaatcaattatataaactTGAATAGTCAAATTTAGAAGCTACGGACCCTGAATTactaaaaatttcaatattcaaaTTTGGAATTTTGCTCAAAAACATCgaatttaattcaattcaaataaatcaatttattatcaATACGCCTTATTATATAATGATTcagtttaaataatatttttttgaaaattgtttataaaaaaattggtatgCTTTAAGgattaattacaatataattaaaatttacgtgcttatacaaaaagaaaataaaaaaaagtttaaggattaaattggaccaaaattaaaattaaaaacatctaTTCATAAATAagatcaattaaaataaaattagcgTTAAACCAAATTATAGTTTAGGATATTAGATAATGTTTCctctaaaagaataaaagaatatcgAGATGCGAATAGTAAAATTATGAGAACAAAATACCTTTCGTCTTCccaaaaaaatactttatttccttttcttattgTTTCTTTCGTCCAGTAACATGTAAAGTGATAAAATGAAACTACTGTGGTGGGTTAGGACATGTTTCAAGTTATTGATGAGAAATCAAAACGTAAAtatgacaatttttttctaatcatATTCTATCATATCATTCAAACAATGGAATGAAGAATTTATTCCATTTCATCTTATGTGCCTCTACTAATCCAAACATAGCCTTAGATTTTCATATTCACTTCAATGTTTTTAACCATATATAATCAGATAAACCTATACACAGGAGGAGGTTTTTAGACTGGCTAGTCCTAAAAGATAGAACCCAACAATGGTCGTTCCAACAACAGTAACAGAGCTAATGCCTTTCTTTGTTAAAAAGTAGAACAAGAAAACCTAATGTGTAATTTGCTAAGTGTGGATATTAGTTCTTGGAAAGTAATCCAGATTATCTTCTTACTTAGGATCCATAGGACACACTTGGAGGGTTGTTTGTGATCCACATAAATCATGACTACTGGTTATTTTTTGTCTTACCACTTCACTCTGATAGTTGTATAACATGGCCACCACTATTGTTGTCACATGTCAAAGGGCGCACCACCCTTTTCTGACATGCCAGAACAATAGTGCAACAATCATATGCACTCCATATCTCTTAGCAAAGCTGATAAGGTCAAACACAAAAGCCGCCTAAAGCAAGGAATGGTGAAACAACGCGGGACAAATGTTTTTTGAAACAAACTCAACATAACAGAACATCTCTACTCTAAGATGTTTCTGCACTCTGTCAAATACTATTGACAGCTCTGTATAGCAAAGCTTTGTAagttgaattttcaatttctttttactcAGCTATGCTTAGTTGTAAACACACGAGGCACCTGAACTAAGGATTACCCTACAAGCTCTTACTAAAATTCTCCCACGACAACAACTTCCATCCTCTGCACCATAATGTGAGAATGAGTCTGGATCACTGGGGAGAATCATAAATTGGTGACATGGATGAGAGTTTTCATCGGAAAGCCCTAGCGGGATTCATAAGTTATAATCTATGAATAGGACGCACAAAACCACTGGTTTGAATTGATCAACACATATATAATCATGCAAGCAGTGATTACAGGTGAACCAAAtctgaaattaaattgaataaaaggGCATGGCAGAAGTGAATATAAACTCTGAAGCAACAATTGGGAATTTTAGTCTGCTTTTAGATTTCATCGTTTCTGTTCTAACATGTGCTATCGAGCAGTTTCACAGTGGATAAAAAGACAACATATGCATGATTCAAATTGATAAACAGCGGAAGATAAAgattgtttaatataataataaatcgAAGCATAGAAACAGAATAGAAGTGAAGGTGTGATCTAAGAGAGTTAGTTAGGGTTTTGAGGATGATCTTGGGGGTTACCGAATTTTTCTTTGAAGGAATTCTGGCGCTGCAACCACATCATGTGACCCTGAAATTGAAAACGCAAAGCAACAGAAGAAAGTagatgaagaattgaagagaagGGAGAAGAATAAATATGGATAACCTACCTTACCTGAAGAGCTGCAGCCCAAGCAATGATGAAAGATGCCATCCAAAATTTCTTGTCCTTCACCACATTTTTCAATTCCATTcttatttcaattcaatttcaatttcaatggCTTCTTCGTGTTTGGATTCCTTCTTCCCTAATGCAGCAATCACAACGCCATTTTCTTTAAACTCTTCTCTTTGAACAATACCAGGCCACCCAGATAGCCCAATCATACactttccttccttcatgaggcccaaatatttcaaacacttctGCTCTTATAccaaaaaataactaaatattttgtaaaatgtaactacttttcatatttaaaataattaatctatttgactcttattttaaaataatttaaaacattatactATATTAAATTATCCTTAACCTTATGTGCATTTCTTTCACTTAGTTACAGCAACAACATGCATTCTCatgtttatctttcat
This genomic interval from Vigna radiata var. radiata cultivar VC1973A chromosome 8, Vradiata_ver6, whole genome shotgun sequence contains the following:
- the LOC106771445 gene encoding uncharacterized protein LOC106771445, which produces IEIRMELKNVVKDKKFWMASFIIAWAAALQGHMMWLQRQNSFKEKFGNPQDHPQNPN